In a genomic window of Rhodothermia bacterium:
- a CDS encoding DUF11 domain-containing protein — GDTLTYTLTLVNKGPGTANGVVVRDVIPAGLTFVSATTATGSYSNATGLWTVGNIAPGTYTLTLNVTVN; from the coding sequence CGGGAGATACCCTCACCTATACCCTCACATTGGTGAACAAAGGCCCCGGCACAGCCAATGGTGTTGTGGTACGGGATGTGATCCCAGCCGGATTAACCTTTGTGAGTGCCACCACTGCAACGGGTTCATACAGCAATGCAACAGGACTTTGGACGGTGGGTAATATTGCCCCCGGAACCTATACCCTCACGCTTAATGTGACGGTGAACTAA
- a CDS encoding membrane or secreted protein, whose protein sequence is MLPVLFATLVILGVAFALMSVRVLFKKGGEFHGTCATNNPMLNKEGAACGACGRKPEHCERRKQADISLQTN, encoded by the coding sequence ATGTTACCTGTACTTTTTGCCACGCTTGTGATTTTGGGTGTCGCTTTTGCCTTGATGAGTGTCCGCGTGTTATTTAAAAAGGGCGGAGAGTTTCATGGCACATGTGCTACCAATAATCCAATGTTAAACAAGGAAGGGGCTGCTTGTGGGGCATGTGGGCGTAAGCCCGAACACTGCGAACGCCGCAAGCAAGCAGATATTTCGCTTCAAACAAATTAA
- a CDS encoding metal-dependent transcriptional regulator: MLSQSIQDYLKHIYRFEAEGRRPTTNDLAKGMAVAAASVTNMLKRLAEMNLVEYTSYRGVSLTASGRLIALEMLRHHRLIETYLAQALGYSLDQLHDEAEHLEHHISEQFEDRIDTLLGHPRYDPHGDPIPTKEGLIPPTFNNALSDAALSVPLVVRRISDHSNELLRYLMDCNLIPNTELVILSRAPFEGPLTLKVGESEVIIGYKAAHYVFVEQCDG; the protein is encoded by the coding sequence ATGTTAAGCCAAAGTATTCAGGATTACCTAAAGCATATTTATCGTTTTGAAGCCGAAGGCCGACGCCCCACGACCAACGACTTGGCTAAAGGGATGGCCGTTGCTGCGGCCTCCGTTACGAATATGCTCAAGCGTCTTGCCGAGATGAATTTGGTGGAATACACCTCCTATCGTGGGGTTTCCCTTACTGCATCTGGGCGGCTCATTGCCTTGGAAATGCTCCGCCATCATCGGTTGATCGAGACGTATTTGGCGCAGGCATTGGGATACTCGTTAGACCAACTCCACGACGAGGCCGAGCATTTGGAACACCATATCTCGGAGCAATTCGAGGATCGTATAGACACCCTCCTCGGCCACCCACGTTACGACCCGCACGGCGACCCCATCCCTACCAAAGAAGGCTTGATTCCTCCCACGTTCAATAATGCCTTATCCGATGCCGCCTTATCGGTTCCCTTGGTTGTGCGGCGCATCTCGGATCATAGCAATGAATTGTTGCGCTACTTAATGGATTGTAATTTGATTCCCAATACCGAATTGGTCATTCTGAGTCGTGCGCCATTTGAGGGGCCTTTAACCCTGAAAGTTGGCGAATCCGAGGTAATAATCGGGTATAAAGCCGCCCATTATGTCTTTGTAGAACAATGTGATGGATAA
- a CDS encoding zinc ABC transporter substrate-binding protein: protein MDKNMIRISGLILCALFSGCVRQETPDVAGKLRVVTTTGMIADAVREIGGEQVSVKALMGPGVDPHLYKATQGDLFSLMKADVIFFNGLHLEGKMGEVLHKLSRRKPVVELGKAVPTGKRLQLMDSGETNYDPHIWFDVTLWQEVAKAIGRKLVEMLPEHQAEIEANTTAYLAQLTELEAYVRRRAVEIPATRRILLTAHDAFGYFGRAYGFHVVGLQGISTAGEYGLGDIRRVVNLIVQNRIKAVFVESSVSPRAIEAVVEGAKQRGHSVRIGGHLFSDAMGPAGTPEGTYIGMMRHNITTITMALK from the coding sequence ATGGATAAAAACATGATTAGGATATCTGGCCTTATATTATGCGCACTGTTTTCGGGATGCGTCCGACAAGAAACGCCTGATGTGGCTGGAAAACTTAGGGTAGTAACGACAACGGGCATGATTGCAGACGCCGTGCGCGAAATTGGCGGGGAACAGGTCTCGGTGAAGGCATTGATGGGGCCGGGGGTGGATCCACATTTGTATAAAGCCACCCAAGGCGATCTTTTTAGCCTGATGAAGGCCGATGTGATTTTCTTTAATGGGCTACACTTAGAAGGAAAGATGGGCGAGGTTTTGCACAAATTATCCCGCCGCAAGCCCGTTGTTGAACTTGGAAAGGCGGTTCCTACGGGAAAACGGCTCCAACTGATGGATTCCGGAGAAACCAACTACGATCCGCACATTTGGTTTGATGTGACGCTCTGGCAAGAAGTGGCCAAAGCCATTGGTCGGAAATTGGTAGAGATGTTACCAGAACACCAAGCAGAAATAGAGGCCAATACCACGGCATACCTTGCCCAATTAACCGAATTAGAGGCTTATGTTCGTCGCCGTGCTGTGGAAATTCCCGCAACACGCCGCATTTTGCTCACCGCACACGATGCTTTCGGATATTTTGGTCGTGCATATGGCTTCCACGTCGTGGGCTTGCAAGGTATCAGCACGGCAGGCGAATATGGTTTGGGGGACATTCGGAGGGTGGTAAACCTCATCGTCCAAAACCGGATTAAGGCGGTTTTTGTGGAGTCGAGTGTGTCGCCGCGTGCCATCGAAGCCGTTGTGGAAGGAGCCAAACAGCGTGGACATTCGGTGCGGATCGGTGGCCACTTGTTCTCCGATGCAATGGGGCCAGCAGGAACACCAGAAGGGACTTATATCGGCATGATGCGCCACAATATCACCACCATTACAATGGCGTTGAAGTAG
- a CDS encoding metal ABC transporter ATP-binding protein, which produces MTTSDIRRSEGQNIALEVHDLTVAYREKPVIWGVDFALPEGHLAAIVGPNGAGKSTLLKTVMGLIPASSGLVRVYQKPLEEMRKQVAYVPQRESVDWDFPTNVLDVVTMGRYGRMGLFRRPGRADREAAYAALEKVAMADFAKRQISQLSGGQQQRIFLARALAQEAQLYLMDEPFAGVDAATEAAILELLQQLRAEGRTVLVVHHDLQTVADYFDYVLMINMRLIAEGPMDTVFTTENLQKTYGGRLNLLSEMAHLATRNNRILVAEKNPTS; this is translated from the coding sequence ATGACCACCTCCGATATTCGACGCTCTGAAGGCCAAAACATAGCACTTGAGGTACACGACCTAACGGTGGCCTACCGCGAAAAACCTGTAATCTGGGGCGTGGACTTTGCCTTACCGGAGGGCCATTTAGCAGCCATTGTGGGGCCAAATGGCGCAGGGAAATCCACATTGCTCAAAACAGTTATGGGTCTCATACCGGCCTCATCGGGCCTAGTAAGGGTTTATCAAAAGCCATTGGAGGAGATGCGCAAGCAAGTGGCATATGTCCCACAACGCGAATCGGTGGACTGGGACTTCCCTACGAATGTCTTGGATGTGGTGACGATGGGGCGATACGGGCGGATGGGGCTGTTTCGACGCCCCGGAAGGGCCGACCGAGAGGCGGCCTATGCTGCTTTAGAAAAAGTGGCTATGGCGGATTTTGCAAAACGGCAAATTTCGCAGCTTTCCGGCGGACAGCAGCAACGCATTTTCTTGGCACGGGCATTGGCACAAGAAGCCCAATTATACCTCATGGATGAGCCGTTTGCTGGCGTAGATGCCGCAACCGAAGCCGCCATTTTGGAACTTTTGCAACAACTCCGTGCCGAAGGACGCACGGTTTTGGTAGTGCATCATGACCTTCAAACCGTCGCCGACTACTTTGATTACGTCTTAATGATCAATATGCGCTTGATTGCTGAGGGGCCGATGGACACCGTTTTTACCACCGAAAACCTGCAAAAAACCTATGGCGGACGGTTGAACCTGCTCTCCGAAATGGCCCATTTGGCCACTCGAAACAACCGCATTTTGGTCGCCGAAAAAAATCCAACCTCATGA
- a CDS encoding metal ABC transporter permease, with product MNEWLDFLLLREANTRYVVVGTVLLGLTAGMLGSFTVLRRQALLGDAIAHAVLPGVCLAFMFTGTKDPFVLLVGALFSGWLATFLIDLLQRNTKLSADTILALMLSVFFGVGIFLLTMIQQSGEAAQTGLDKFLFGQAASMLARDVVLFSVIGGSVLLALYIFFKPLKLISFDPAFAASIGFKVFRYDALLTALLVAAITAGIQAVGVVLMAALLVTPAVAARYWTEDLGVMMWLAGAFGALSGWMGALASYFIPGLPTGPCVVVAATLLFMASLLFAPERGVVAMWRRHHNTRRRILRENVLKTLYQLAEETPEKQSFSLSEITRKRFYVPTELAACLKHLVREGFLRHHSTGFTFQENGWEEAMRITRLHRLWELYLAEHLAFPDDHVHADAEAMEHMITPELEEKLRKTLNHPKHDPHASPIPYTGQTGLSS from the coding sequence ATGAATGAATGGCTCGATTTTCTGCTGCTACGCGAGGCCAATACCCGTTATGTGGTGGTCGGAACCGTTTTGCTTGGCCTGACGGCGGGTATGCTCGGTAGTTTTACGGTGCTTAGGCGGCAGGCGCTTTTGGGCGATGCCATTGCCCATGCTGTATTGCCCGGTGTATGTCTTGCATTTATGTTTACCGGAACCAAAGACCCCTTTGTTTTGCTTGTAGGAGCCTTGTTTTCCGGCTGGTTGGCCACCTTCCTTATAGACCTCTTGCAGCGAAATACCAAACTCTCCGCAGATACCATTTTAGCGTTGATGCTATCGGTGTTTTTTGGGGTAGGCATTTTCCTACTAACCATGATCCAACAATCTGGCGAGGCAGCACAAACGGGATTAGACAAGTTCTTGTTCGGGCAAGCGGCTTCAATGTTGGCACGTGATGTGGTGTTGTTTAGCGTGATAGGCGGAAGCGTTTTATTGGCGTTATACATTTTCTTTAAACCATTAAAATTAATCAGTTTCGACCCAGCGTTTGCGGCTTCGATTGGGTTCAAGGTATTTCGGTACGATGCCCTGCTCACGGCGCTTTTGGTTGCAGCCATTACAGCCGGTATTCAGGCCGTGGGCGTGGTGTTGATGGCAGCGCTTTTGGTTACACCTGCAGTTGCCGCCCGATATTGGACGGAGGATTTAGGGGTTATGATGTGGTTGGCGGGCGCATTCGGTGCGCTTAGTGGTTGGATGGGGGCTTTGGCTTCCTATTTTATCCCCGGACTCCCCACCGGCCCTTGTGTGGTGGTCGCGGCCACGCTCCTTTTCATGGCCTCCCTGCTGTTTGCTCCTGAACGCGGTGTGGTTGCAATGTGGCGGCGCCATCACAATACTCGCCGCCGGATATTACGCGAAAATGTCCTCAAAACCCTGTACCAACTGGCGGAGGAAACGCCGGAAAAACAATCCTTTAGCCTATCAGAAATCACCAGAAAGCGGTTCTATGTACCAACCGAATTGGCTGCATGTCTAAAACATTTGGTTCGCGAAGGCTTCTTAAGACACCATTCCACAGGTTTTACCTTTCAAGAAAATGGCTGGGAGGAAGCCATGCGCATTACACGGCTACACCGGCTTTGGGAATTGTATCTGGCAGAGCATTTGGCCTTTCCAGATGATCACGTACATGCAGATGCCGAAGCAATGGAGCATATGATTACCCCCGAATTGGAGGAAAAATTACGAAAAACCCTCAATCACCCTAAACACGATCCACACGCCTCTCCCATTCCATACACCGGACAAACGGGCCTGTCCTCGTAA
- a CDS encoding carbohydrate binding family 9 domain-containing protein, with protein sequence MKRIFLFFLVTSLQNLWAQNTQSVISAHFTEEKITVDGQLKESIWQTIVPETDFRQRQPAEGQPGTEKSELRIAYDRDNLYFGLVFYDKEPHLIRANVFDRGGRIDKDDNIQIGLDTYFDGRNGYIFEMNPLGTQDDALISDEKTYNWDWNGVYYSEGRITDFGWVLEVKIPFKTIRFSKDDELVMGVAVQRVINRKNERLTFPFIPLNYKSELLSVSRYAKLVGIKNVHRGRNLQIKPYAIAGAQRNLQTGNTFKNEFVRNAGLDLKYGLSSNLTLDLTYNTDFAQVEADAAQINLTRFNLFLPEKREFFLERNGLFEFGNAGETEAFFSRNIGITNDILAGARITGQQGKLSVGLLNIQTKDNDAQNGQNYGVVRLRADVSPRVSVGTIVTNVQNEERYNRVAGADANWRFIGASELSGWFNTVWDSQKNQNTSAGNITLNYLKDLYSAKLQYTIVDAGYNPGLGFVERDNVRRYATTLAYNPYISRTGEKKVRRLSFTTAGEYLTNQVGVLESSEIAASGTVLFVKRDRIGLKVTRAYENLIAPFAIRPNATIPVGPYTFYFASLTASSDQSRPFYLTATAQTGDFYHGTRTLLQNLIGYRFSKHLKAEQTISYNIIDLPIANGRFDATTYGLALQAATSRKLFANALIQYDNFSHRFRSNIRINWIHRPGSDLFLVFNTGYFFEDRLQFREEALLNRMGVAKLTYLIQL encoded by the coding sequence ATGAAGCGTATTTTCCTCTTTTTCCTCGTTACAAGCCTGCAAAATCTGTGGGCACAAAACACCCAATCGGTCATCTCGGCACACTTTACCGAAGAAAAAATTACGGTGGATGGGCAACTGAAGGAATCCATTTGGCAGACGATTGTGCCCGAAACCGACTTTCGACAACGGCAACCCGCTGAAGGGCAACCCGGAACCGAAAAATCCGAATTGCGCATTGCTTATGACCGCGACAACCTATACTTCGGTTTGGTTTTCTATGACAAAGAGCCCCACTTGATCCGTGCCAATGTGTTTGACCGAGGCGGACGCATTGACAAAGATGACAATATCCAGATTGGATTAGACACCTATTTTGACGGGCGGAATGGCTATATTTTTGAGATGAATCCACTGGGTACGCAAGACGATGCCTTGATTTCGGATGAAAAAACCTATAATTGGGACTGGAATGGGGTGTATTACAGCGAAGGCCGTATCACCGATTTTGGTTGGGTGCTGGAGGTGAAAATTCCGTTCAAAACCATCCGTTTTAGCAAAGACGACGAATTGGTGATGGGGGTAGCAGTACAACGGGTTATCAACCGAAAAAACGAACGTCTAACCTTTCCATTTATTCCTCTAAATTATAAATCCGAATTACTCTCCGTCTCGCGATATGCCAAATTGGTGGGCATCAAAAACGTACATCGGGGAAGAAACCTCCAAATCAAACCCTATGCCATTGCCGGTGCGCAGCGCAACCTCCAAACCGGAAACACCTTCAAAAACGAGTTTGTGCGCAATGCAGGCTTAGACCTCAAATACGGCCTGTCGTCCAACCTAACCTTAGACCTGACCTATAATACCGATTTTGCACAGGTAGAAGCCGATGCCGCTCAAATCAACCTAACGCGGTTCAACCTCTTCCTGCCCGAAAAACGCGAATTTTTTCTGGAACGGAATGGCTTGTTTGAATTTGGTAATGCGGGCGAAACAGAAGCCTTTTTCAGCCGAAATATCGGGATTACCAACGATATTTTGGCAGGCGCACGCATCACCGGACAACAAGGCAAACTCTCGGTGGGTCTCTTAAACATCCAAACCAAGGACAACGACGCACAAAATGGCCAAAATTATGGCGTCGTACGTCTTCGCGCAGACGTTTCGCCCCGAGTGAGCGTCGGCACGATTGTTACGAATGTGCAAAACGAAGAGCGCTATAACCGCGTGGCTGGAGCCGATGCTAATTGGCGGTTTATTGGCGCAAGTGAGTTGAGCGGCTGGTTCAATACCGTTTGGGATTCGCAAAAAAACCAAAACACCTCCGCCGGAAACATAACCCTGAACTACCTAAAAGACCTCTACAGCGCCAAACTCCAATACACCATCGTGGATGCCGGATATAATCCGGGCTTAGGCTTTGTGGAGCGCGACAACGTCCGACGGTATGCGACTACCTTGGCCTATAACCCATACATTAGCCGCACGGGTGAGAAAAAAGTACGGCGCTTGTCGTTCACTACCGCCGGAGAGTACCTTACCAACCAAGTTGGCGTATTGGAGTCCTCGGAAATTGCCGCCAGTGGAACCGTTTTGTTTGTCAAACGCGACCGAATTGGCCTGAAGGTAACAAGGGCTTACGAAAACCTGATTGCCCCATTTGCCATTAGGCCCAATGCAACCATTCCAGTAGGCCCTTACACCTTCTATTTTGCATCCCTAACAGCTTCCTCCGATCAAAGCCGGCCCTTTTATCTTACAGCTACTGCACAAACCGGAGATTTTTATCACGGAACCCGCACCCTGCTCCAAAATCTCATCGGATACCGCTTCTCCAAGCACCTTAAGGCCGAGCAAACCATCAGTTACAATATCATTGATTTACCCATCGCCAATGGACGTTTCGATGCCACCACCTATGGCCTTGCCCTACAAGCCGCAACCAGCCGGAAGTTGTTCGCCAATGCCCTTATCCAGTACGACAACTTCTCGCACCGCTTCCGCTCCAATATCCGAATAAATTGGATCCACCGCCCCGGTAGCGACCTCTTTTTAGTGTTCAACACAGGATATTTTTTCGAGGATCGCCTACAATTTAGGGAGGAAGCCCTTCTGAACCGTATGGGCGTGGCCAAATTGACCTATTTGATCCAACTTTAA
- a CDS encoding metal ABC transporter permease, with protein MEFEIIFTAAMVATACALVGTFMMLRKITMLADAISHAVLPGIVLAFLFTGSRNTLPMLIGAGILGLVTTWLTELLRNRGRVNEDAAMGTVFTFLFAIGVILISLFTRQVDLDQDCVLYGEIAYVPLDLETWWGLTLPRAFWQVGGVLLLVIAFVGLGYKALKLCAFDSAYAATIGISTVFWHYALMSMVSLVTVSSFERVGAILVVALIVAPPATAYLLTDKLGLLLGLAVGIGCLAATLGYYLAAYFNASIAGGITVVLGLLFFLAFLCSPQNGWITKRLRERYLKPRFVAEPSR; from the coding sequence ATGGAATTTGAAATCATCTTTACGGCTGCGATGGTGGCGACCGCCTGCGCATTGGTAGGAACCTTTATGATGTTGCGGAAAATCACCATGTTGGCCGATGCCATTAGCCATGCCGTATTGCCCGGCATTGTTCTGGCTTTCCTCTTCACGGGTAGCCGTAATACGTTGCCCATGCTCATCGGGGCGGGCATTTTGGGTCTTGTCACCACTTGGCTTACGGAACTCCTGCGGAACCGTGGGCGGGTGAACGAAGATGCCGCTATGGGTACGGTTTTTACATTTTTGTTTGCGATTGGGGTTATTCTCATTTCCCTCTTCACTCGTCAGGTGGATTTGGATCAGGATTGCGTACTGTACGGCGAAATCGCCTATGTGCCCTTAGACCTCGAAACGTGGTGGGGACTTACCCTGCCGCGTGCCTTTTGGCAAGTGGGCGGGGTTTTGCTCTTGGTGATTGCCTTCGTCGGATTGGGTTATAAAGCCTTAAAACTCTGCGCCTTCGACTCGGCCTATGCTGCTACAATAGGTATTTCTACGGTTTTTTGGCATTATGCCCTCATGAGCATGGTGTCTTTGGTCACGGTTTCGTCGTTCGAACGTGTGGGCGCTATTTTGGTGGTTGCCCTTATTGTGGCGCCGCCTGCAACGGCCTATCTACTCACCGATAAATTGGGCTTGCTACTGGGCTTGGCAGTGGGCATCGGGTGTCTTGCGGCCACATTGGGCTATTATTTGGCGGCTTATTTTAATGCCTCGATTGCTGGCGGTATTACGGTTGTGCTGGGCTTGCTGTTTTTCTTGGCCTTTTTATGTTCACCGCAAAACGGATGGATCACCAAAAGACTCCGTGAACGTTATCTGAAACCCCGTTTCGTCGCAGAACCTTCACGCTGA
- a CDS encoding acyl-CoA dehydrogenase has translation MSLKFNAEDVYQFESLLTEEQSLIMQAARDYAQQYLEPRALKGNQEGYFDPEIPKEMGERGLLGATIPEEYGGLGAGYTAYGLIAREVERVDSAYRSFMSVQSSLVMWPIYKFGTEEQKQRFLPKLATAELIGCFGLTEPDHGSDPASMVTNARKADGGWVLNGAKMWITNSPIADVAVVWAKAKEQDNDPGVIRGFIVERNFKGFSTPKIPHKMSLRASETGEIVLEDCFVPDENVFPDIRGLKGPFTCLNSARYGIVWGALGAAENCYYRAKKYVSERLQFGYPLAANQLVQTKLANMATDITAMQLFAWRLGNLHDQGQNIPPQVSLAKRYNCGKALEIARIARDMMGGNGTSGEFRVIHHAVNLESVNTYEGTYDIHGLILGREITGIQSFQPRGNDLA, from the coding sequence ATGTCGCTCAAATTTAATGCAGAAGACGTTTATCAGTTCGAATCGCTGTTAACCGAAGAACAAAGCCTCATCATGCAGGCCGCCCGCGATTATGCCCAACAATATTTAGAACCCCGCGCCCTCAAAGGCAATCAGGAAGGCTATTTTGATCCCGAAATCCCGAAAGAAATGGGCGAACGAGGTCTATTGGGTGCAACCATTCCCGAAGAATATGGCGGACTTGGCGCTGGCTATACCGCTTATGGCCTGATTGCCCGCGAAGTGGAACGGGTGGATTCGGCCTACCGCAGCTTTATGTCCGTACAATCTTCGTTGGTGATGTGGCCGATTTATAAATTCGGTACAGAGGAGCAAAAACAACGCTTTTTACCTAAACTCGCCACCGCAGAACTGATCGGATGTTTTGGTCTTACCGAGCCGGATCACGGCTCCGATCCCGCCTCGATGGTGACCAATGCCCGTAAAGCAGACGGCGGTTGGGTGCTAAACGGCGCTAAAATGTGGATCACCAACTCCCCTATCGCTGATGTTGCTGTGGTCTGGGCCAAGGCCAAAGAACAGGATAACGATCCGGGCGTGATCCGGGGCTTTATTGTTGAAAGAAACTTTAAAGGCTTCTCAACCCCAAAAATCCCGCACAAAATGTCGCTACGGGCCTCCGAAACTGGCGAAATTGTGCTGGAAGATTGCTTTGTACCCGATGAAAACGTATTTCCAGACATTCGCGGTCTCAAAGGGCCTTTTACTTGCCTGAATAGCGCCCGTTATGGCATTGTTTGGGGGGCATTGGGTGCTGCCGAAAATTGCTATTACCGTGCCAAAAAATACGTCTCGGAGCGCCTTCAATTTGGTTATCCGCTCGCGGCTAACCAATTGGTACAAACCAAACTTGCTAATATGGCAACCGACATCACGGCGATGCAACTTTTTGCTTGGCGATTGGGCAACCTGCACGATCAAGGACAAAACATCCCGCCGCAAGTCTCTTTGGCCAAACGTTACAACTGCGGCAAGGCTCTCGAAATAGCACGCATTGCCCGCGATATGATGGGCGGAAATGGAACAAGTGGCGAATTTCGGGTGATCCACCACGCCGTAAACCTCGAAAGTGTGAATACCTACGAAGGAACGTATGATATTCATGGCCTGATTTTGGGGCGCGAAATAACGGGCATTCAGTCCTTCCAGCCACGCGGTAACGATTTGGCCTAA
- a CDS encoding OmpA family protein — MNNLKNLLTAMVIATMALTSMVGCNASKTAKGAGIGAAAGAALGGLLGNRSGEAGKGAAIGGAIGAAVGAIIGDQMDRQAAELKQQLPDAEVVRDGDGIKVVFNSAILFGFDSDKLQANAQPDLKDLATSMKTYSGTALEIIGHTDSVGSDSYNQKLSERRATSVASFLKGQGVENTRLATKGMGETQPVADNATEAGRQQNRRVEIKINVTEEYRRQLEQQQAQSGSNG, encoded by the coding sequence ATGAACAACCTCAAGAACTTACTCACCGCAATGGTAATCGCAACAATGGCCTTAACGAGCATGGTTGGTTGTAACGCCAGTAAAACCGCAAAAGGTGCGGGTATTGGTGCTGCTGCAGGTGCTGCCCTTGGTGGGTTATTGGGCAACCGTTCAGGAGAAGCCGGAAAAGGTGCTGCCATCGGTGGGGCCATAGGAGCGGCAGTAGGTGCTATCATTGGCGACCAAATGGATCGTCAGGCAGCAGAATTGAAGCAACAATTGCCGGATGCCGAGGTAGTTCGGGATGGCGATGGCATCAAAGTCGTGTTTAACTCTGCAATTTTATTCGGTTTTGATTCCGATAAGTTGCAGGCCAATGCCCAGCCCGACCTCAAAGACCTTGCAACGTCCATGAAGACTTATTCGGGAACGGCGCTTGAAATCATCGGACATACGGATAGTGTAGGCTCAGATTCCTACAACCAAAAACTTTCCGAACGTCGCGCCACCTCGGTTGCGTCATTCTTGAAAGGACAAGGTGTTGAAAATACACGTTTGGCCACCAAAGGAATGGGTGAAACCCAACCAGTTGCCGACAATGCTACCGAAGCTGGTCGTCAGCAAAACCGTCGCGTAGAAATCAAAATCAACGTTACGGAAGAATATCGCCGCCAGTTGGAGCAACAACAAGCACAATCCGGCTCAAACGGATAA
- a CDS encoding DUF1028 domain-containing protein, with the protein MKRLFFLVLQVPFWVFAQIPTQPLPPIADPFAHTFSIVARDSTTGEVGVAVQSHWFSVGSIVSWAEAGVGAIATQSFVNASFGPKGLAMLKAGLTAQEAADKLIRDDAGRDFRQLAIVDAKGNVAVYTGAKCVAEAGHVKGKGYSVQANMMLTDQVPRAMSRAYEASAGMPLAERMMAALEAAQGVGGDARGQQSAAMLVVRQTASNEPWKDKTVDLRVEDHPQAVSEMRRLLTVFRAYERMNNGDLAVEQGDEEGALREYGAAMTAFPENVEMQFWTAVSLANAGRMQQALPMFKKVFSKEPNWVAMTKRIVPSGILTVSSGDLQRILSVATTK; encoded by the coding sequence ATGAAACGTCTGTTTTTTTTAGTCTTACAGGTTCCATTCTGGGTTTTTGCGCAAATTCCTACACAACCGCTACCGCCTATCGCGGATCCTTTTGCACACACCTTTTCGATTGTGGCACGAGACAGCACAACGGGCGAGGTGGGGGTGGCCGTACAATCTCATTGGTTTTCGGTCGGGAGTATTGTGAGTTGGGCAGAAGCTGGCGTAGGCGCTATTGCCACCCAATCTTTTGTAAATGCGAGCTTCGGGCCAAAGGGTTTGGCGATGCTAAAGGCGGGTCTAACAGCACAGGAAGCGGCGGATAAACTTATTCGGGACGATGCCGGGCGCGATTTTCGTCAACTTGCCATCGTAGATGCAAAAGGCAATGTGGCGGTTTACACCGGAGCAAAATGTGTGGCAGAGGCGGGACATGTTAAAGGCAAAGGGTACAGCGTTCAAGCCAACATGATGCTTACCGACCAAGTGCCGCGTGCCATGTCTCGTGCCTACGAAGCGAGCGCCGGAATGCCTTTGGCAGAACGCATGATGGCAGCCCTCGAAGCAGCACAAGGCGTAGGTGGTGATGCACGTGGCCAACAATCCGCTGCCATGTTGGTGGTTCGCCAAACTGCCTCGAATGAGCCATGGAAAGACAAAACTGTTGACCTACGGGTGGAAGATCACCCACAAGCCGTTTCCGAGATGCGCCGTTTGCTCACGGTCTTCAGAGCCTATGAAAGGATGAACAATGGCGACTTGGCCGTAGAACAGGGCGATGAAGAAGGTGCACTTCGCGAGTATGGTGCGGCGATGACCGCGTTTCCAGAAAATGTGGAGATGCAGTTTTGGACGGCTGTTTCGTTGGCCAATGCCGGAAGGATGCAGCAGGCTTTGCCCATGTTCAAGAAGGTCTTCAGTAAAGAACCAAACTGGGTAGCGATGACCAAGCGCATTGTACCGAGCGGGATTTTAACGGTATCATCCGGCGACCTCCAACGTATTTTATCGGTCGCAACTACAAAGTAG